In Haematobia irritans isolate KBUSLIRL chromosome 1, ASM5000362v1, whole genome shotgun sequence, a genomic segment contains:
- the LOC142221154 gene encoding tryptophan--tRNA ligase, cytoplasmic-like, translating into MSHLVELQYNIQSLWNNNCLVRGIFSFVNKKMSVKLNQAVEQTSHQDPKEDIVDPWTVASSSDSGIDYGKLIERFGSSRIDDDLIRRIEKITGKPVHHMIRRGIFFSHRELDTILKLKEEGKPFYLYTGRGPSSESLHLGHLVPFIMTKYLQDAFDVPLVIQMSDDEKTVWKDLKVEDAINLSHENAKHIIAMGFDQKKTFIFNNLTFMGQCPAFYQNIVRMQKCVTFNEIKDIFGMCESYAVGKIAFPIIQAAPALSSTFPFIFGNQKVHCLVPSAIDQDPCFRMCRDVAPILGFPKSALIHSIFLPSLQGAKSKMSSTVENSAVFLTDTPKTIADKINKYAFSGGRNTMEEHKKFGGIPDIDVSYQLLKFFMEDDDELEKIRVSYMKGEMLTAEIKKLAIDVITPIAEKHQSARKLVTDEILQSFMEIRPLQYGGCN; encoded by the exons ATGTCTCATCTGGTTGAGCTTCAGTATAACATTCAAAGTCTTTGGAATAATAATTGTTTGGTACGCGGAATATTctcttttgtgaataaaaaaatgAGTGTTAAGTTAAATCAAGCAGTTGAGCAAACATCACATCAGGATCCCAAAGAAGATATAGTGGATCCTTGGACAGTAGCAAGTAGCAGTGATTCTGGTATAGACTATGGAAAGCTAATTG AACGCTTTGGTTCAAGTCGCATCGATGATGATTTAATTAGACGCATTGAAAAGATAACTGGGAAACCAGTTCATCACATGATTCGAAGAGGCATATTCTTTTCCCACCGCGAATTGGATACCATACTAAAACTGAAGGAAGAAGGCAAGCCATTCTATTTGTACACTGGCCGAGGACCAAGTTCGGAATCATTGCATTTGGGTCATTTAGTACCCTTTATCATGACGAA ATATCTCCAAGATGCTTTCGATGTACCTTTGGTAATTCAAATGTCCGACGATGAGAAAACCGTATGGAAGGATCTGAAAGTAGAAGATGCTATAAATTTGTCCCATGAGAATGCCAAACATATTATTGCTATGGGATTTGATCAAAAGAAAACGTTCATATTCAATAATTTAACCTTCATGGG CCAATGTCctgcattttatcaaaatattgtaCGAATGCAAAAATGTGTTACCTTCAATGAAATCAAAGATATCTTTGGTATGTGTGAATCCTATGCGGTCGGTAAGATTGCCTTTCCCATAATACAGGCAGCTCCAGCGTTATCTTCTACATTTCCCTTTATTTTTGGCAATCAAAAAGTTCACTGTTTAGTTCCCTCTGCTATTGATCAAGATCCATGTTTTCGTATGTGCCGTGATGTTGCACCAATTTTGGGTTTTCCCAAGAGTGCATTAATACATTCGATTTTCTTGCCTTCTTTGCAAGGTGCCAAATCGAAAATGTCATCTACTGTAGAGAATTCTGCTGTATTTCTTACCGATACACCTAAGACAATTGCAgataaaatcaataaatatgCATTTTCTGGTGGCCGTAATACCATGGAGGAACATAAGAAGTTTGGTGGTATACCCGATATTGATGTTTCCTATCAGTTATTGAAATTCTTCATGGAAGATGATGACGAATTGGAAAAGATACGAGTGTCCTATATGAAGGGTGAAATGCTGACGGCCGAAATTAAAAAACTGGCAATTGAT GTTATCACACCCATTGCTGAGAAACACCAATCTGCACGCAAATTGGTGACAGATGAAATTCTGCAAAGTTTCATGGAAATACGACCACTACAATACGGAGGATGCAACTGA